One window of Fusobacterium polymorphum genomic DNA carries:
- the rny gene encoding ribonuclease Y: protein MDLLIFLGLGVLALALIFAVFFKKIVIDRQIEKLNDLEDEVEKAKLKAKEIVEEAERDAVSKAKEIELKAKEKAYQIKEEVEKEARNSKNEIAQKEARIIKKEEILDGKIEKIEIKSLELEKINDELEERRKEIDDLKVKQEEELSRVSELSKADAREILLRKVREEMTHDMAITIREFENKLDEEKEKISQKILSTAIGKAAADYVADATVSVINLPNDEMKGRIIGREGRNIRTIEALTGVDVIIDDTPEAVVLSCFDGVKREVARLTIEKLITDGRIHPGKIEEIVNKCKKDIEKEIVAAGEEALIELSIPTMHPEIIKTLGRLKYRTSYGQNVLTHSIEVAKIASTMAAEIGANVELAKRGGLLHDIGKVLVNEIETSHAIVGGEFIKRFGEKQDVINAVMAHHNEVEFETVEAILVQAADAVSASRPGARRETLTAYIKRLENLEEIANSFEGVESSYAIQAGRELRIVINPDKVSEATLMSREVAKKIEDTMQYPGQIKVTILRETRAVEYAK from the coding sequence ATGGATTTACTGATATTTTTAGGATTAGGTGTGCTTGCGTTAGCACTAATCTTTGCAGTATTCTTCAAAAAGATAGTCATTGATAGGCAAATTGAAAAGCTAAATGATTTGGAAGATGAAGTTGAAAAAGCTAAATTAAAAGCTAAAGAAATAGTTGAAGAAGCTGAAAGAGATGCTGTTTCAAAAGCAAAAGAAATAGAATTAAAAGCTAAAGAAAAAGCATACCAGATAAAAGAAGAGGTTGAGAAGGAAGCTAGAAATTCAAAAAATGAAATAGCTCAAAAAGAAGCTAGAATCATTAAAAAAGAAGAAATTTTAGATGGAAAAATTGAAAAGATTGAAATTAAAAGTTTAGAATTAGAAAAAATTAATGATGAACTTGAAGAAAGAAGAAAAGAAATTGATGATTTAAAAGTAAAACAAGAAGAAGAACTTTCAAGAGTTAGTGAACTTTCAAAGGCAGATGCAAGAGAAATTTTATTACGTAAAGTAAGAGAAGAAATGACACATGACATGGCAATTACTATAAGAGAGTTTGAAAATAAACTTGATGAAGAAAAAGAAAAAATCAGCCAAAAAATTCTTTCAACTGCTATAGGAAAAGCTGCTGCTGATTATGTGGCTGATGCAACAGTATCAGTTATTAACTTACCAAATGATGAAATGAAAGGAAGGATAATTGGTAGAGAAGGTAGAAATATAAGAACTATTGAGGCCTTAACAGGTGTTGATGTAATTATAGATGATACTCCAGAAGCTGTTGTACTTTCTTGTTTTGATGGAGTAAAAAGAGAAGTTGCAAGACTTACAATAGAAAAATTGATTACTGATGGTAGAATACATCCAGGTAAGATAGAAGAAATTGTAAATAAATGTAAAAAAGATATAGAAAAAGAAATAGTTGCTGCTGGAGAAGAAGCACTTATAGAACTTTCTATACCTACAATGCACCCAGAAATTATAAAAACTTTGGGAAGATTAAAATATAGAACAAGCTATGGACAAAATGTATTAACTCATTCAATAGAAGTTGCAAAGATTGCTTCAACAATGGCTGCTGAAATTGGAGCTAATGTTGAGCTTGCAAAAAGAGGAGGTTTACTTCATGACATAGGTAAGGTTCTTGTCAATGAAATTGAAACTTCTCATGCTATTGTTGGTGGAGAATTTATAAAGAGATTTGGTGAAAAACAAGATGTTATAAATGCTGTAATGGCTCACCATAATGAAGTGGAATTTGAAACTGTTGAAGCTATACTTGTTCAAGCTGCTGATGCTGTATCTGCTTCAAGACCAGGTGCTAGAAGAGAAACTTTAACAGCTTACATCAAGAGATTAGAAAACCTTGAAGAAATAGCAAATTCATTTGAAGGTGTAGAATCTTCTTATGCTATTCAAGCAGGTAGAGAATTGAGAATAGTAATTAATCCAGATAAAGTTAGTGAAGCAACATTAATGTCAAGAGAAGTTGCTAAAAAGATAGAAGATACTATGCAGTATCCAGGACAAATAAAAGTTACTATTTTAAGAGAAACAAGAGCAGTGGAATATGCAAAATAA
- the miaA gene encoding tRNA (adenosine(37)-N6)-dimethylallyltransferase MiaA, with the protein MNILNKAIVIAGPTGVGKTKISIDLASELNAEIISSDSAQVYRGLNIGTAKITKEEMQEIKHHLIDIVEPISKYSVGNFEKDVNKILNQNPEKNFLLVGGTGLYLNSVTNGLSILPEADKKTREYLTTLDSQALLELALKYDEEATKEIHPNNRVRLERVVEVFLLTGQKFSELSKKNIKNNNFKFLKIALERDRENLYDRINKRVDIMFAQGLVDEVKNLYEIYGEKLYKLNIIGYNEIIDYINGIISLDEANYRIKLNSRHYAKRQFTWFKADNEYQWFNLDRISEQEIVKSIYTMFNIKA; encoded by the coding sequence TTGAATATTTTGAATAAGGCTATTGTTATAGCAGGTCCTACTGGTGTTGGAAAAACTAAAATTTCAATAGATTTGGCTAGTGAATTAAATGCAGAAATTATATCTTCTGATTCTGCACAAGTCTATAGAGGGTTAAATATAGGAACTGCTAAGATAACAAAAGAAGAGATGCAAGAGATAAAACATCATTTAATAGATATTGTTGAACCAATATCAAAATATAGTGTTGGGAATTTTGAAAAAGATGTAAATAAAATATTGAATCAAAATCCTGAAAAAAATTTTTTATTGGTTGGTGGAACAGGTTTATATTTAAATTCTGTAACCAATGGATTGTCTATTTTACCAGAAGCAGATAAAAAGACTAGAGAATATTTAACAACTTTAGATAGTCAGGCTCTGCTTGAATTAGCTTTAAAATATGATGAAGAAGCCACAAAAGAAATTCATCCTAATAATAGAGTTAGGTTAGAGAGAGTAGTTGAAGTTTTTTTGTTGACTGGACAAAAATTTTCAGAACTTTCTAAAAAAAATATTAAAAATAATAATTTTAAATTTTTAAAAATTGCTTTGGAAAGAGATAGAGAAAATTTATATGATAGAATAAATAAAAGAGTGGATATAATGTTTGCTCAAGGTTTAGTAGATGAAGTAAAAAATTTATATGAAATCTATGGTGAAAAATTATATAAATTAAATATAATAGGTTATAATGAAATTATAGATTATATCAATGGTATAATTAGTTTAGATGAAGCAAATTATAGAATTAAATTAAATTCAAGACATTATGCTAAAAGGCAATTTACTTGGTTTAAAGCAGATAACGAATATCAATGGTTTAATCTTGATAGAATTTCAGAACAGGAAATTGTAAAAAGTATATACACAATGTTTAATATCAAGGCTTGA
- a CDS encoding AAA family ATPase — translation MIKSIVIKNYRGIKDLEIDNFKKYNFFIGDNGSKKTTILESLGIGLSLLDFERILKNARNRKMKIKKENVSSLFFNSDTNNMIKFILETKDNIKAETVISIDKTLSMFQDFSSDEINNDFSNYFYTIEKRIREDKLKTNIYIKENNQTTYKNFRIETIPKSFKRFLEKYNISIEISDNLKNSSDTIFQVDRIIKSRKKEELLKYLQIIDKDIKEIYINDEEIFVEKETLKEFIPISSIGDGMVLALDIISSLILTDDFRVILIDEIERGIYYKNYRKLSEIIIELCKDNQNIQLFITTHSKEFLEAFNEALFETEKDNFSLFSLRNKKEKLDVVHYTSEELKDTLETGWDPR, via the coding sequence ATGATTAAATCAATAGTAATAAAAAATTATAGAGGAATTAAGGATTTAGAAATAGATAATTTTAAAAAATATAATTTTTTCATTGGAGATAATGGAAGTAAGAAAACTACTATTTTAGAATCATTAGGGATAGGATTATCTTTACTTGATTTTGAAAGAATTTTAAAAAATGCCAGAAACAGAAAGATGAAAATAAAAAAAGAAAATGTGTCTAGTTTATTTTTTAATTCAGATACAAATAATATGATAAAGTTCATTTTAGAAACAAAAGATAACATAAAAGCAGAAACAGTAATTTCAATAGATAAGACATTATCAATGTTTCAAGATTTTTCCTCTGATGAAATAAACAATGATTTTAGTAATTATTTTTACACAATAGAGAAAAGAATAAGAGAAGATAAGCTAAAAACTAATATATACATCAAAGAAAATAATCAAACTACCTATAAGAATTTTAGAATAGAGACAATTCCTAAAAGTTTTAAAAGATTTTTGGAAAAATATAATATTTCAATTGAAATTTCTGATAATTTAAAAAATTCAAGTGATACCATATTTCAGGTAGATAGAATAATAAAAAGTAGAAAAAAAGAAGAGTTATTAAAGTATCTACAAATTATAGATAAAGATATAAAAGAAATTTATATCAATGATGAAGAAATTTTTGTAGAAAAAGAAACTTTAAAAGAATTTATTCCAATATCTTCTATTGGTGATGGAATGGTTTTAGCATTAGATATAATATCTTCTCTAATATTAACAGATGATTTTAGAGTTATTTTAATAGATGAAATAGAAAGGGGGATTTACTATAAAAATTATAGAAAATTATCAGAAATAATTATTGAATTATGCAAAGATAATCAAAATATTCAATTATTTATAACAACTCATTCTAAGGAATTTTTAGAAGCTTTTAATGAAGCATTATTTGAAACAGAAAAAGATAATTTTTCTTTATTTAGTTTAAGAAATAAAAAAGAAAAATTAGATGTTGTTCATTATACATCAGAAGAACTTAAAGATACTTTGGAAACGGGGTGGGATCCAAGATAA
- a CDS encoding ATP-binding protein has protein sequence MENFEKEINRIKIFIPSFLSSLSTVRAMVRVYLREHHISELDEIQILSVVDELTTNAVEHAYSNDKGEIEIVLNFYKKTIFLTVEDFGKGYDESLDSKEDGGFGLSIARKLVDVFKIEKKTKGTVFKVEKKIKEAV, from the coding sequence ATGGAAAATTTTGAAAAAGAAATAAATAGAATAAAAATATTTATTCCTTCTTTTTTAAGTAGCTTATCCACAGTTAGAGCTATGGTCAGAGTATATCTCAGAGAACATCATATAAGTGAGTTGGATGAAATTCAAATACTTTCAGTAGTGGATGAATTGACTACTAATGCAGTAGAGCATGCTTATAGTAATGATAAAGGCGAGATAGAAATAGTACTAAATTTTTATAAAAAAACTATTTTCTTAACTGTTGAAGATTTTGGAAAAGGTTATGATGAAAGCTTAGACAGTAAAGAAGATGGTGGATTTGGTTTGTCAATTGCTAGAAAGTTAGTGGATGTTTTTAAAATTGAAAAGAAAACAAAGGGAACTGTTTTTAAAGTTGAAAAGAAAATTAAGGAGGCAGTATAA
- a CDS encoding AAA family ATPase, whose amino-acid sequence MKRIPIGIENFKEIVTGDFYYVDKTKYIDELIYDGSKVKLFTRPRRFGKTLNMSMLKYFFDIRNNEENRKLFNGLDIEKSKYIDEQGKYPTILISLKSIKGSTWQENLTQLKILIRELYEEFNYIRDSLSESEIKIFDDIWFKRENGEYTNALKNLTTFLYKYYKKEVILLIDEYDIPLITAYKYGYYDEAINFYKIFLGEALKTNQYLKIGVLTGIIRVIKAGIFSDLNNLKVYSILNKEYSEFFGFTENDVIEALKYFNIEYELPEVKSWYDGYRFGNSELYNPWSILNFLQSKELEPYWVGTSENFLIKNILKEATIDTNDILEKLFNGDDVEEAISGTSDLSILMDSREVWELLLFSGYLTVKEKIDSDIYSLRLPNKEIKNLFKKEFINTHFGISLFRKTMEALKNLKFNDFEKHFQEIMLKSTSNWDTSKEAFYHGLSLGMLSYLDNDYYVTSNFESGFGRYDVILEPKNKSKRAFILEFKVADNENKLEKLSEEAITQIEEKKYDVNLKSKDIENIAFVGIAFYGKKLKVSYK is encoded by the coding sequence ATGAAAAGAATTCCAATAGGCATAGAAAATTTCAAAGAAATAGTAACAGGGGATTTTTATTATGTAGATAAAACAAAATATATAGATGAACTTATATATGATGGTTCTAAGGTGAAATTATTTACTCGTCCAAGAAGATTTGGAAAAACATTAAATATGTCTATGTTAAAATATTTTTTTGATATTAGAAATAATGAAGAAAATAGAAAATTGTTTAATGGTTTAGATATAGAAAAATCAAAATATATAGATGAACAAGGTAAATATCCAACTATTTTAATTTCTTTAAAAAGTATTAAAGGAAGTACTTGGCAAGAAAACTTGACACAATTAAAAATTTTGATTAGAGAACTATATGAAGAATTTAACTACATTAGAGATAGTTTAAGTGAAAGTGAAATAAAAATATTTGATGATATATGGTTTAAAAGAGAAAATGGAGAGTATACTAATGCACTAAAAAATTTAACAACCTTTCTATATAAATACTATAAAAAAGAGGTTATTTTATTAATAGATGAATATGATATTCCTTTAATAACAGCATATAAATACGGTTATTATGATGAAGCTATAAATTTCTATAAAATATTTTTAGGAGAAGCATTAAAAACTAATCAGTATTTAAAAATTGGAGTTTTAACTGGAATAATTAGAGTTATCAAGGCAGGTATATTTTCAGACTTAAATAATTTAAAAGTATATTCAATTTTAAATAAGGAGTATTCAGAATTTTTTGGTTTTACAGAAAATGATGTGATAGAAGCACTAAAATATTTTAATATAGAATATGAATTACCAGAAGTTAAATCTTGGTATGATGGTTATAGATTTGGAAATTCAGAACTTTATAATCCTTGGAGTATTTTAAACTTTTTACAATCAAAGGAGTTAGAGCCTTATTGGGTAGGAACATCAGAAAATTTTTTAATAAAAAATATATTGAAAGAAGCTACAATAGATACTAATGATATTTTAGAAAAGTTATTTAATGGAGATGATGTTGAAGAAGCAATATCAGGAACATCAGATTTATCTATATTGATGGATAGTAGAGAAGTATGGGAATTACTATTATTTAGTGGCTACTTAACAGTAAAAGAAAAAATTGACAGTGATATCTATTCTTTAAGATTGCCAAATAAAGAAATTAAAAACTTATTTAAAAAAGAATTTATCAATACACATTTTGGGATAAGTTTATTTAGAAAAACAATGGAAGCATTAAAAAATCTTAAATTTAATGATTTTGAAAAGCATTTCCAAGAGATAATGTTAAAATCAACAAGTAATTGGGATACAAGTAAAGAGGCTTTTTATCATGGATTATCCTTAGGAATGTTAAGTTATTTAGATAATGATTATTATGTAACATCTAATTTTGAATCAGGTTTTGGAAGATATGATGTAATATTAGAGCCAAAAAATAAATCTAAAAGAGCATTTATATTAGAATTTAAAGTTGCAGACAATGAAAATAAATTAGAAAAGTTATCAGAAGAGGCAATTACTCAAATTGAAGAAAAGAAATATGATGTAAATTTAAAGTCAAAAGACATAGAAAATATTGCTTTTGTTGGAATAGCTTTCTATGGAAAGAAGCTGAAAGTTAGTTATAAATAA
- a CDS encoding DUF3226 domain-containing protein, with translation METKILYFICEGLTEIALITKILEKNNLQSSLSDKEENKNLILFDLSSQRDIKIYLANCEGKDKCKKYVNSLLKSINDENFEIVFFLDADDSSKDSSITGVKRTKTLIENIFENENCSYSSYILPNDIDDGMTETLLNKCFLCSKTVEYIEETTFKKIDELKEIIINNRHKSLFMVMAALLSKKGKAHFFIKDNFENFDSNNEDLKKLENWILDKIS, from the coding sequence ATGGAAACAAAAATACTTTATTTTATATGTGAAGGACTAACAGAAATTGCTCTAATAACAAAAATATTAGAAAAGAATAACCTTCAAAGTTCTCTAAGTGATAAAGAAGAAAACAAAAATTTAATATTATTTGATTTATCTTCTCAAAGAGATATAAAAATTTATTTAGCTAATTGTGAAGGTAAAGATAAATGTAAGAAGTATGTAAACTCATTGTTGAAAAGTATTAATGATGAAAATTTTGAAATAGTATTTTTCTTGGATGCTGATGATAGCAGTAAAGATAGTTCTATTACTGGTGTAAAAAGAACAAAGACTTTAATAGAAAATATTTTTGAAAATGAAAATTGCAGTTATTCATCTTATATATTACCAAATGATATAGATGATGGAATGACTGAAACATTATTAAATAAGTGTTTTTTATGTAGTAAAACAGTAGAATACATTGAAGAAACTACTTTTAAAAAAATTGATGAATTAAAAGAAATAATTATAAACAATAGACATAAATCTTTATTTATGGTTATGGCTGCACTTTTATCCAAAAAAGGAAAAGCTCATTTCTTTATCAAAGATAATTTTGAAAATTTTGATAGCAATAATGAAGATTTAAAGAAATTAGAAAATTGGATTTTAGATAAAATTTCATAA
- the obgE gene encoding GTPase ObgE, which translates to MFIDEVIITVKAGNGGDGSAAFRREKFVQFGGPDGGDGGKGGDVVFVADSNINTLIDFKFKKLFKAQNGENGQKKQMYGKKGEDLIIKVPVGTQVRDFTTGKLILDMSVNGEQRVLLKGGKGGYGNVHFKNSIRKAPKIAEKGGEGAEIKVKLELKLLADVALVGYPSVGKSSFINKVSAANSKVGSYHFTTLEPKLGVVRLEEGKSFVIADIPGLIEGAHEGVGLGDKFLKHIERCKMIYHIVDAAEIEGRDCIEDFEKINHELKKFSEKLAGKKQIVIANKMDLIWDMEKFEKFKSYLAEKGIEIYPVSVLLNEGLKEILYKTYDMLSHIEREPLEEETDITKLLKELKIEKEDFEITRDEEDAIVVGGRIVDDVLAKYVIGMDDESLVTFLHMMRNLGMEEALQEFGIQDGDIVKIADVEFEYFE; encoded by the coding sequence ATGTTTATAGATGAAGTTATAATAACAGTTAAAGCTGGGAATGGTGGAGATGGTTCTGCTGCTTTCAGAAGAGAAAAGTTTGTCCAATTTGGAGGACCAGATGGTGGAGATGGTGGAAAAGGTGGAGATGTTGTTTTTGTAGCTGATTCCAATATCAACACTCTTATTGACTTTAAATTTAAAAAATTATTTAAAGCTCAAAATGGTGAAAATGGACAAAAGAAACAAATGTATGGAAAAAAAGGGGAAGATTTAATAATTAAAGTTCCAGTAGGAACACAGGTTAGAGATTTCACAACTGGGAAATTAATTCTTGATATGAGTGTAAATGGAGAGCAAAGAGTTTTATTAAAAGGTGGAAAAGGTGGTTATGGAAATGTCCATTTTAAAAACTCTATAAGAAAAGCTCCAAAGATAGCAGAAAAAGGTGGAGAAGGAGCAGAAATAAAAGTTAAATTAGAATTAAAACTTTTAGCTGATGTAGCTCTTGTTGGTTATCCATCAGTTGGAAAATCAAGTTTTATAAATAAGGTTTCTGCTGCAAATTCTAAGGTAGGAAGTTATCACTTTACAACTCTTGAACCAAAACTTGGAGTTGTAAGATTGGAAGAAGGGAAATCTTTTGTTATAGCAGATATACCTGGACTTATTGAAGGAGCACATGAAGGAGTTGGACTTGGGGATAAATTCTTAAAACATATTGAAAGATGTAAAATGATTTATCATATAGTTGATGCTGCTGAAATTGAAGGTAGAGATTGTATAGAAGATTTTGAAAAAATTAATCATGAATTAAAGAAATTTAGTGAGAAATTAGCTGGTAAAAAACAAATAGTTATAGCTAATAAAATGGATTTAATTTGGGATATGGAAAAATTTGAAAAATTCAAAAGCTATTTAGCGGAAAAAGGAATTGAAATTTATCCAGTGTCTGTACTTTTAAATGAAGGTTTAAAAGAAATTTTATATAAAACTTATGATATGCTATCTCATATTGAAAGAGAACCTTTGGAAGAAGAAACAGATATTACAAAATTATTGAAAGAATTAAAAATAGAAAAAGAAGATTTTGAAATCACAAGAGATGAAGAAGATGCGATAGTTGTTGGTGGAAGAATAGTAGATGATGTTTTAGCAAAATATGTAATAGGAATGGATGATGAATCGTTAGTAACTTTCTTACATATGATGAGAAATTTAGGAATGGAGGAAGCTCTACAAGAATTTGGTATACAAGATGGAGATATAGTAAAAATAGCAGATGTAGAGTTTGAATATTTTGAATAA
- a CDS encoding STAS domain-containing protein yields the protein MDNNFEILERIKDDVQIIEINGELDAFVAPKLKETFNKLIEKDINKYIVDFKGLIHINSLAMGILRGKLQVVREMGGDIKIVNLNKHIQTIFETIGLDEIFEIYKNEEEALKSFK from the coding sequence ATGGATAACAATTTTGAGATTTTAGAAAGAATTAAAGATGATGTACAAATAATAGAAATAAATGGAGAATTAGATGCATTTGTTGCCCCTAAATTAAAAGAAACTTTTAATAAACTTATTGAAAAAGATATTAATAAGTATATTGTTGATTTTAAAGGATTAATCCATATAAACAGTCTAGCTATGGGAATTTTAAGAGGAAAGTTACAAGTAGTTAGAGAAATGGGTGGAGATATTAAGATAGTAAATCTTAATAAACATATCCAAACCATTTTTGAAACAATAGGATTAGACGAAATATTTGAAATTTACAAAAATGAGGAAGAAGCATTAAAAAGTTTCAAATAA